The Enterococcus sp. 7F3_DIV0205 genome has a window encoding:
- a CDS encoding sulfite exporter TauE/SafE family protein: protein MYIGIIYFIVIILANTVGAISGMGGGVIIKPVLDTLHFHPLAAISFYSSVAVFTMSIVSTLRQMKNGLQLQIPIAVFVSLGSVVGGILGNTVFESLLRVFSDEKYVQLIQIILTIITLLFAYFYTKIGNERSFELSHPIWYVSVGLFLGFISTLLGIGGGPINVALLMLCFGIPIKEATVYSIITIFFSQAAKLFTIAQSTGFGRFDLSILFYVIPAAIVGGFVGALISGKISSERVTQVYQIVILLVLLLNLWNGVQLFT, encoded by the coding sequence GTGTATATAGGAATCATCTATTTTATTGTCATTATTTTAGCGAATACAGTTGGCGCGATTTCTGGAATGGGAGGCGGCGTAATTATCAAGCCTGTGCTAGATACGCTACACTTCCATCCACTAGCCGCTATTTCTTTTTATTCTAGTGTAGCAGTCTTTACTATGTCGATCGTCTCTACGTTAAGGCAAATGAAAAACGGTCTACAATTGCAGATACCGATCGCTGTATTCGTTTCTTTAGGTTCAGTCGTAGGGGGGATTTTGGGGAATACGGTCTTTGAATCATTATTAAGGGTGTTTTCTGATGAAAAATATGTTCAGTTGATCCAAATCATTCTGACGATCATAACGTTGCTGTTTGCTTATTTCTATACGAAGATTGGCAATGAACGGTCTTTTGAGTTGTCTCATCCAATATGGTATGTGAGTGTGGGATTGTTTTTAGGATTTATTTCTACTTTATTGGGAATCGGCGGCGGACCGATCAATGTGGCCTTGTTGATGTTATGTTTTGGCATTCCAATCAAAGAAGCTACCGTTTATTCGATTATTACGATATTCTTTTCACAGGCAGCAAAATTATTTACGATTGCCCAATCAACTGGTTTTGGACGGTTTGATCTATCGATTTTGTTTTACGTGATTCCAGCTGCTATTGTAGGTGGATTTGTGGGTGCATTGATTAGCGGGAAAATTTCTTCTGAACGTGTCACTCAAGTATATCAAATCGTGATTCTTTTGGTGTTGTTATTGAATTTATGGAACGGTGTACAACTGTTTACTTAG
- a CDS encoding GNAT family N-acetyltransferase, which produces MDYHVKEFAKLTTKEFFEIVKLRIAVFVVEQNCPYQEVDEADEQALHTWLQDGSEIMGYTRIIDKGDTVTFGRVIVNPDYRGKKLGNKLVEETLKVIEANYPNRPIIIGAQAHLTNFYGAFGFEAISEVYLEDDIPHVDMRKN; this is translated from the coding sequence ATGGATTATCATGTCAAAGAATTTGCGAAACTAACGACGAAAGAATTTTTTGAAATTGTCAAATTGCGTATTGCTGTATTTGTTGTTGAGCAAAATTGTCCATATCAAGAAGTCGATGAAGCTGATGAACAGGCATTGCACACTTGGCTTCAAGACGGCTCGGAAATAATGGGTTATACACGAATCATCGATAAAGGAGATACGGTGACTTTTGGCAGAGTAATCGTCAATCCTGATTACCGTGGGAAAAAATTAGGTAACAAGCTTGTAGAAGAAACACTGAAAGTCATAGAAGCGAACTATCCAAATCGACCAATTATTATTGGGGCGCAAGCTCACTTGACAAATTTTTACGGAGCTTTTGGATTTGAAGCAATTTCGGAAGTGTATTTGGAAGATGATATTCCTCATGTTGATATGAGAAAAAATTAA
- the mscL gene encoding large conductance mechanosensitive channel protein MscL, whose product MIKEFKEFIMRGNVLDLAVGVVIGSAFTAIVTQIVNGLITPLVSLVFVLTTGEKSADDALGALVFHVKGVAFNIGDVISALITFLITAFVLFLIVKAVNKMKKKPQAEEEEEVVAPATDELLEQIRDLLAAQNAATLNNGTKDSSENIKK is encoded by the coding sequence ATGATTAAAGAATTTAAAGAATTTATTATGCGTGGTAATGTTCTTGATTTAGCTGTTGGGGTCGTTATCGGTTCTGCTTTTACTGCTATCGTTACACAAATCGTTAATGGATTGATTACACCATTAGTTAGTCTAGTATTCGTATTGACTACTGGAGAAAAAAGTGCGGATGATGCTTTAGGCGCACTCGTTTTTCATGTAAAAGGTGTAGCATTTAATATTGGCGATGTAATCAGTGCTCTTATTACATTTTTAATTACTGCTTTTGTTTTATTCCTAATTGTAAAAGCTGTCAATAAAATGAAGAAAAAACCACAAGCTGAAGAAGAAGAAGAAGTTGTTGCACCTGCAACAGATGAACTATTAGAGCAAATCCGTGATTTGTTGGCAGCACAAAATGCTGCAACGCTAAACAATGGTACAAAGGATAGCTCTGAAAATATCAAAAAGTAA
- the yfmF gene encoding EF-P 5-aminopentanol modification-associated protein YfmF: MPITLAQGVNLHVVPTEKYKTVRILVRFNTRLNRETITKRTLLSSLMETNSLNYPDQVKLSEKLAELYGASFGINVNKKGNLHWLNLSLNLVNDKYLENSHVLADAADFVKEILFYPNIIDGQFETETFQREKENLKAYYESISEDKQVYSSLALQNLYFGQSEDQKIPSFGTVADLEKETAESIAAYHKQMIQQDQVDIFVLGDVEEAEVASLFSALPFEDRSSGIADIFYAQPSRNVIEERSEQEKLAQSKLNLGYHTDVYYGDENYFALQIFNGVFGGFPHSKLFMNVREKENLAYYASSSIDTFRGFLSVQTGIDGKNRNQVLRLISVELENIRQGNVTDLEIEQTKAMLKNQYLLSLDNAGAVLENEYLNDLIPHLRLKDDEWIRRMEAVTLADIQRVAKLVQLQAIFFLEGEKVDE; the protein is encoded by the coding sequence ATGCCGATCACATTAGCACAAGGGGTCAACTTACATGTTGTTCCAACAGAAAAATATAAAACAGTGCGTATTTTGGTACGTTTTAATACGCGTTTGAATAGAGAAACGATCACAAAACGGACACTTTTATCCAGTTTGATGGAAACGAATAGTTTGAACTATCCAGATCAAGTGAAATTAAGTGAAAAACTGGCAGAATTATATGGTGCTAGTTTTGGAATCAATGTGAATAAAAAAGGCAATTTACATTGGCTGAATCTATCGCTGAATTTAGTTAATGATAAGTACTTGGAAAACAGTCATGTACTAGCAGATGCTGCTGATTTTGTAAAAGAAATTTTATTTTATCCAAACATTATTGATGGACAATTTGAAACAGAGACGTTCCAACGTGAAAAAGAAAATCTGAAAGCCTATTATGAAAGTATTTCAGAAGACAAGCAAGTCTATTCTTCTTTGGCTTTACAAAATCTTTATTTTGGTCAATCTGAAGATCAAAAAATTCCAAGTTTTGGGACTGTCGCAGATTTAGAAAAAGAAACAGCTGAAAGTATTGCGGCATATCACAAGCAAATGATTCAACAAGATCAAGTTGATATCTTTGTTCTTGGCGATGTGGAGGAAGCTGAAGTGGCTTCATTGTTCAGTGCCTTACCGTTTGAAGATAGATCCTCAGGGATTGCTGATATTTTTTATGCACAGCCATCAAGAAATGTGATCGAAGAACGCTCTGAGCAAGAAAAATTAGCACAGTCAAAATTGAATTTAGGCTACCACACAGACGTTTATTATGGGGATGAAAATTACTTTGCATTGCAGATTTTTAATGGTGTATTTGGTGGTTTCCCGCATTCTAAATTATTTATGAATGTCCGAGAAAAAGAAAATTTAGCCTATTACGCATCAAGCAGTATCGATACATTCCGTGGTTTTTTAAGTGTTCAGACTGGGATCGATGGTAAAAATCGTAACCAAGTTCTGCGCTTGATTTCAGTAGAATTAGAAAATATTCGTCAAGGAAACGTAACAGATTTAGAAATCGAACAAACTAAAGCAATGTTGAAAAATCAATATTTACTTTCTTTAGACAATGCAGGTGCTGTTTTAGAAAATGAATATCTGAATGATTTAATTCCTCACCTTCGCTTAAAAGATGACGAATGGATTCGCCGAATGGAAGCTGTCACATTAGCCGATATTCAACGCGTTGCGAAATTGGTGCAACTGCAAGCCATTTTCTTTTTGGAAGGAGAAAAAGTCGATGAATAA
- the yfmH gene encoding EF-P 5-aminopentanol modification-associated protein YfmH: protein MNKKEYPQINEVLYTEVLDNGLTVYLLPKKEYNKTYGLFTTNYGSIDNEFVPIGETDFVKVPDGIAHFLEHKMFEKEDGDVFQQFGRQGASANAFTSFTKTSYLFSTTDQVEKNLETLLNFVQEPYFTKETVDKEKGIIGQEIQMYLDDSNWRLFFGTLGNLYPKHPLHIDIAGTVESIGEITAEDLYTCYNTFYHPSNMTLFVVGKMEPEEMMAFIRNNQSAKNFAKAEPIQRHFPKETPADIVKESSIEMAISRSKVIVGLKGLDDVPTDGKELLKYKTTANLLFQLLFGNTSQNYLNLYNEGLLDDSFGYEFNLDRSFHFADFGGDSDQPEQLAERIEEILLTADNSSEVTAENLSLLKKKMIGKYFQSLNSLEYIANQFSQSLYGETTLFDTPEVIESIQLADVKNLAQAFINKEGLSRFYMYPKK, encoded by the coding sequence ATGAATAAAAAAGAATATCCGCAAATCAATGAAGTTCTTTATACAGAAGTTTTGGATAATGGATTAACGGTTTATTTATTGCCGAAAAAAGAGTACAACAAAACCTATGGTCTGTTTACGACAAACTATGGCTCGATCGACAATGAATTTGTGCCAATTGGTGAGACAGATTTTGTAAAAGTTCCTGATGGAATCGCTCATTTTTTAGAACATAAAATGTTTGAAAAAGAAGATGGCGATGTGTTCCAACAATTCGGTCGCCAAGGTGCTTCTGCTAATGCATTTACAAGTTTCACGAAAACGAGTTACCTATTTTCGACCACAGATCAAGTGGAGAAAAACTTAGAAACATTATTGAATTTTGTTCAAGAACCTTATTTTACAAAAGAAACAGTTGATAAAGAAAAAGGCATTATCGGTCAAGAGATCCAAATGTATTTAGATGATTCTAACTGGCGCTTATTTTTTGGAACATTGGGCAATCTTTACCCGAAACACCCTTTGCACATTGATATAGCTGGAACGGTAGAGAGTATTGGTGAGATCACTGCAGAAGATCTGTACACGTGTTACAACACCTTTTACCACCCAAGTAATATGACCTTATTTGTGGTTGGAAAAATGGAACCAGAAGAAATGATGGCGTTTATCCGTAACAATCAGTCTGCCAAAAATTTCGCCAAAGCTGAACCGATCCAACGTCATTTCCCCAAAGAAACACCAGCAGATATTGTTAAAGAAAGCTCTATCGAAATGGCTATCAGCCGTTCAAAGGTCATTGTTGGTTTGAAGGGACTAGATGACGTTCCAACAGATGGAAAAGAACTACTTAAATACAAAACAACGGCAAATCTATTGTTCCAATTACTATTTGGCAATACGTCACAAAATTACTTGAATTTGTATAATGAAGGATTATTAGATGATAGCTTTGGTTATGAATTTAATTTAGACCGTAGCTTCCATTTTGCAGATTTTGGTGGAGATAGTGATCAGCCGGAACAATTGGCTGAGCGCATCGAAGAAATTCTTTTAACTGCAGATAACAGCTCTGAGGTAACAGCTGAAAACTTATCATTATTGAAGAAAAAAATGATTGGCAAGTACTTCCAATCATTAAATTCACTAGAATATATTGCAAATCAATTTTCACAATCACTCTATGGTGAAACGACTTTGTTTGATACACCAGAAGTGATTGAGAGCATTCAATTAGCAGATGTGAAAAATTTGGCGCAAGCATTTATCAACAAAGAGGGATTGAGCCGCTTTTATATGTATCCTAAAAAATAA
- a CDS encoding helix-turn-helix domain-containing protein produces MNIGKKLRDARLQRNMTLDELQQITKTQKRYLIAIEENDFDSMPGTFYVRAFIRQYASAVGLDGNELVEIYDGIDEPEDIETTIQYETLDESRTQMYDEYSSTKRFMRSLPAIIFSLIGLAIAIVVFYITWQDRQASPMIQPPASEIIRETDSTSSSESSQAPVSSSTTTSTSSSSEPKAPTEVKFESESGVTVNMSAVNVATPAKLEFTAVTGPCWVGVYIATAANNDNGYFYQETIQPGQPKTVEVPAGTAQLVISLGASEYMEFKLDGQKAEFNPNNAGIGPRNINMNLAYAQTQQLEQSQESQQPQ; encoded by the coding sequence GTGAATATAGGAAAAAAATTAAGAGATGCACGACTGCAGCGAAACATGACATTAGATGAACTGCAGCAAATTACTAAAACACAAAAACGCTATTTGATAGCAATAGAAGAAAATGATTTTGATTCCATGCCGGGGACTTTTTACGTGCGTGCGTTTATTCGTCAATACGCAAGTGCGGTTGGCTTAGACGGTAACGAATTAGTCGAGATTTATGATGGGATAGATGAGCCGGAAGACATAGAAACAACGATTCAATACGAAACATTAGATGAATCACGGACGCAGATGTACGATGAATACAGCTCAACTAAACGCTTTATGCGTAGTTTGCCTGCCATTATTTTTTCTTTGATTGGTTTGGCAATCGCAATCGTTGTTTTTTACATTACATGGCAAGATCGTCAGGCATCGCCTATGATCCAACCACCAGCTTCTGAGATTATTAGAGAAACAGATTCCACATCAAGTTCTGAATCAAGTCAAGCACCAGTATCAAGCAGTACAACGACTTCGACTAGTTCTTCGTCGGAACCAAAAGCACCAACAGAAGTAAAATTTGAGAGTGAATCTGGTGTGACAGTAAACATGAGCGCTGTTAATGTTGCAACGCCAGCCAAGTTAGAGTTTACTGCTGTGACAGGACCTTGTTGGGTCGGTGTGTATATTGCGACCGCAGCTAACAATGATAATGGGTACTTTTACCAAGAAACAATTCAACCTGGACAGCCAAAAACTGTTGAGGTACCGGCAGGAACAGCTCAATTGGTTATAAGTTTAGGTGCATCTGAGTATATGGAATTCAAATTAGATGGTCAAAAAGCAGAGTTTAATCCGAATAATGCAGGAATTGGGCCAAGAAATATCAATATGAATTTAGCTTATGCACAAACGCAACAACTAGAACAATCACAAGAATCTCAACAACCACAATAG
- the pgsA gene encoding CDP-diacylglycerol--glycerol-3-phosphate 3-phosphatidyltransferase, with product MNLPNKLTVIRIFMIPIFIAVVSIPMDWGTITVAGTSLAVTQLVGAIIFAVASITDWLDGKIARARGLVTNFGKFADPLADKMLVMTAFIVLVGQQKAPTWVVAIIVCRELAVTGLRLLLVEGGEVMAAAWPGKVKTATQMVAIILLFINNIPFAAIGFPLDQIMLYVCLLFTIYSGVDYFVKNASVFKGSM from the coding sequence TTGAATTTACCAAATAAATTAACAGTTATTCGAATATTTATGATTCCAATTTTTATCGCTGTCGTCAGTATTCCTATGGATTGGGGGACAATCACAGTAGCGGGCACATCATTAGCAGTTACTCAGTTAGTTGGAGCAATCATCTTTGCGGTAGCGAGTATTACCGATTGGCTAGATGGAAAAATTGCTCGAGCACGAGGGTTAGTTACCAACTTTGGGAAATTTGCAGATCCATTAGCAGATAAAATGCTAGTAATGACTGCTTTTATCGTTTTAGTAGGACAACAAAAAGCGCCTACTTGGGTAGTAGCGATCATTGTTTGTAGAGAGTTAGCAGTTACTGGATTGCGTTTGTTACTAGTTGAAGGCGGCGAAGTGATGGCTGCTGCTTGGCCGGGGAAAGTAAAAACAGCAACACAGATGGTTGCTATTATATTATTATTCATCAATAATATTCCGTTTGCAGCAATTGGTTTTCCATTAGATCAAATCATGCTGTACGTCTGCTTACTATTTACAATTTATTCAGGAGTCGATTATTTTGTAAAAAATGCAAGTGTTTTTAAAGGTTCAATGTAA
- a CDS encoding DUF1958 domain-containing protein yields the protein MKKRNVLLKICSLLLFLGYFSGLFTASSAYAQEDILTITQNAGYQTNEFYKPKASIVIEAQTGQVLWEDNPDLKWNPASIAKLMSVYLVFEAMEQGKFTLDTTVKATDNDQAISQIYELSNNTIVSGVDYPVRDLLYATLVQSSNVATVMLANLVTANDEAKFIHMMNDKAKELGMTNSTFYNCSGAETGSFNGYYKPEGIDQNADNVTTARDLAILSYHLLKNYPDTVTFTSPTQITIMENTPYAEVLENHNYSLPGLAYGYEGADGLKTGSSPTGGFNYAATAKREDTRLIEIVLGVGNWEDQEGELQRHAFGNAIFDRAFATYEYKKLLSKGNNTVNQEEIILDQDFYGVLQRNTEPAFNLSADKLTVETGLTSVSPTIKAPSSNFKYAKKLKALQNSTLLKNVKKKNGLSTFFVNGLLIILGLLFMALAKLFRKEPIEASSSKKFSPIFALGILFILAGVVLSIYTVVVGPWI from the coding sequence ATGAAGAAAAGAAACGTTTTACTGAAAATCTGCTCGCTACTATTGTTTTTAGGTTATTTTTCCGGTCTATTCACAGCCTCAAGCGCTTATGCTCAAGAAGATATCTTGACGATTACACAAAATGCAGGCTATCAAACAAATGAATTTTACAAACCTAAAGCATCGATCGTTATCGAAGCTCAAACGGGGCAAGTTCTTTGGGAAGATAATCCTGATTTAAAATGGAACCCTGCCAGTATCGCTAAATTGATGTCTGTCTACCTTGTTTTTGAAGCAATGGAGCAAGGCAAATTCACTTTGGATACAACCGTTAAAGCAACAGATAATGACCAAGCTATTTCACAAATTTATGAATTAAGTAATAATACGATTGTTTCCGGTGTAGATTATCCTGTTCGAGATTTGTTATATGCAACGCTGGTTCAATCATCAAATGTTGCAACCGTGATGTTGGCAAATCTAGTGACAGCGAATGATGAAGCAAAATTTATCCATATGATGAACGATAAAGCAAAAGAACTCGGCATGACTAATTCGACATTTTATAATTGTAGTGGTGCCGAAACAGGGTCTTTCAATGGTTATTACAAACCTGAAGGAATCGACCAAAATGCAGATAACGTGACGACTGCGCGCGATTTAGCTATTTTATCTTATCATTTATTAAAAAATTATCCAGATACTGTGACCTTTACAAGTCCAACCCAAATCACGATCATGGAAAATACGCCTTATGCTGAAGTTTTAGAAAACCATAACTATTCTTTACCAGGTCTTGCTTACGGTTATGAAGGCGCAGATGGCTTAAAAACAGGTTCAAGCCCAACAGGTGGTTTTAATTACGCCGCAACGGCTAAGCGAGAAGACACACGTTTGATCGAGATTGTTTTAGGTGTTGGTAACTGGGAGGATCAAGAAGGTGAGTTACAGCGTCACGCTTTTGGTAATGCAATTTTTGACCGAGCTTTCGCCACTTATGAATATAAAAAACTACTTTCTAAAGGAAATAACACAGTCAACCAAGAAGAAATTATTTTAGATCAAGATTTTTATGGTGTACTTCAGCGAAATACCGAACCAGCCTTTAATTTATCTGCTGATAAATTAACAGTTGAAACTGGACTTACTTCAGTCTCACCAACAATCAAGGCACCAAGCTCCAATTTCAAGTATGCAAAAAAATTAAAAGCATTACAAAATTCAACTCTTTTGAAAAACGTAAAGAAAAAAAATGGCTTATCTACCTTTTTCGTTAATGGCTTACTGATTATTCTAGGTCTCTTATTTATGGCATTAGCAAAACTATTTAGAAAAGAACCTATTGAAGCTAGCAGCTCCAAAAAATTCAGTCCCATATTTGCTTTAGGTATCCTATTTATTCTTGCAGGAGTCGTTTTAAGTATCTATACCGTAGTCGTTGGTCCTTGGATTTAG
- a CDS encoding molecular chaperone HscC, with the protein MGIIGIDLGTSNSLVSFWDGESVQLINNQFGQILTPSVVGVDDNGDILIGAIAKERLISHPQLTAATFKRFMGTDKKYDLGGQSFTSVELSSLVLRSLKEDAEFFLKQPCSEVVISVPAYFNNIQREATVEAAKLAGLTVQNLISEPTAAAMAYGFHKEADQSILVVDLGGGTFDVSLLEMFDGVMQVEAISGDNHLGGEDFTHVIVRDCLSTLDLSGTVLSATTQSVLYQKAELLKHTLTIQESSSFEFEWEDNVYSYQLSQKRYKELCEPLLAKMRQPIGRVLNDGQISIQEIDQVILIGGATKNPIVRNYFARLLKTIPYTQINPDEAVGHGAGIQAALKQDRSMVSEMILTDVCAHTLGVDSVSQTSTGYIDGVFSPIIERNTTIPVSKMRTFYTLRDNQEYVTFSIYQGENPMAKDNLKIGELEIKIPKGPENTPIDCRFTYDSNGLLEVLVTDTSGRSKQLIIESSPGKLTSKQMQESLAKLAALKVHPRDRAENRLLLARLERLYAETTGLQREQVQALLFHFRSVLEKQEEILTKRTAAELTQQLEELEKGLWL; encoded by the coding sequence ATGGGGATAATAGGGATTGATTTAGGAACATCAAATAGTTTAGTCTCGTTTTGGGATGGGGAATCTGTTCAATTGATCAACAATCAATTTGGTCAGATACTGACACCATCAGTTGTTGGTGTGGATGATAATGGGGATATTTTAATTGGCGCAATTGCGAAAGAACGGCTGATCAGTCATCCTCAGTTGACAGCAGCAACGTTTAAACGATTTATGGGAACTGATAAAAAATATGACTTAGGCGGACAGTCCTTCACGTCAGTCGAGCTGTCTTCTTTGGTATTACGTAGTTTAAAAGAAGATGCTGAATTTTTTTTGAAGCAGCCGTGTAGTGAAGTTGTGATCAGTGTACCTGCTTATTTTAATAATATCCAACGGGAAGCAACTGTAGAAGCTGCTAAACTAGCTGGATTAACAGTACAAAATCTCATCAGTGAGCCTACAGCTGCCGCAATGGCCTATGGGTTTCATAAAGAAGCTGATCAATCGATTTTAGTCGTAGATTTAGGTGGCGGAACATTTGATGTCTCGTTATTAGAGATGTTTGATGGCGTGATGCAAGTAGAAGCGATTTCTGGTGATAATCATTTGGGTGGTGAAGACTTCACTCATGTGATCGTTAGAGACTGTTTAAGCACTCTCGATTTAAGCGGTACTGTTTTATCTGCAACAACACAATCCGTTTTATATCAAAAAGCTGAGTTACTAAAACACACATTGACAATACAAGAATCCAGTTCATTTGAGTTTGAGTGGGAAGACAATGTGTATTCTTATCAACTGTCACAAAAACGCTATAAGGAACTTTGTGAACCACTATTAGCGAAAATGCGGCAGCCGATCGGGCGTGTTTTAAATGATGGTCAGATCAGCATCCAAGAGATTGATCAAGTGATTTTAATTGGCGGTGCTACAAAAAATCCGATCGTCCGTAACTATTTTGCTCGTTTGCTAAAAACCATACCTTATACACAAATCAATCCAGATGAAGCCGTTGGTCATGGCGCTGGTATTCAAGCTGCTTTAAAGCAGGATCGATCTATGGTCAGTGAAATGATTCTAACGGATGTCTGTGCGCATACTTTAGGCGTTGATTCTGTTAGCCAAACAAGTACAGGCTACATCGACGGTGTTTTTTCGCCTATTATCGAACGTAATACCACGATTCCTGTTAGTAAAATGAGAACTTTTTACACACTAAGAGACAATCAAGAATATGTTACATTTTCCATTTATCAAGGCGAAAATCCAATGGCAAAAGATAATCTAAAAATCGGTGAATTAGAGATAAAAATTCCAAAAGGACCTGAAAACACTCCCATCGATTGTCGTTTTACGTATGACTCTAACGGGCTTTTAGAAGTCCTTGTCACGGATACGAGCGGTCGGTCCAAGCAACTGATCATTGAAAGTTCACCTGGTAAATTGACATCAAAACAAATGCAGGAAAGTTTAGCAAAGCTCGCGGCGTTAAAAGTCCATCCACGAGACCGTGCTGAAAACCGTTTATTACTTGCTCGTCTAGAAAGACTATATGCGGAAACAACTGGTTTACAGCGCGAACAAGTCCAAGCATTACTCTTTCATTTTAGAAGTGTCTTAGAAAAACAGGAAGAAATCTTGACCAAACGAACAGCTGCTGAATTAACACAACAGCTAGAAGAACTTGAAAAAGGATTATGGCTATGA
- a CDS encoding patatin-like phospholipase family protein, whose translation MRSEQMVASEWPNFTEQLAKSVQLLPFYDAHTLARQVFRKKVRDNSGTAYVIYQGKSPYLFMVVEAGEITNLLIPETIQLSWSSLFLAIDRFFRQTFQAEITVRFPRALTLHLQEVFLKHGYLMENNRVAVKELMYHTGLVLGGGGARGAYQVGVWQALKELMIPIKIITGTSVGALNGALILQNDFEAAKNMWETIDTQQILSFPTVVTPSDTFGGLMSQIGSFTFSAIQSNGVSTKPLQKLIRDTFSQEKMKQVTTDFYLVTTELPNMQEKDIHFNACQMNQWQSWLLASASFFPAMAATKIADKYYVDGGYRNNIPVDIALQNGATECIIVDVKGPGITKPVKIPQTVSRLTLQTPWSMGAVLLFDGARSTKNIQLGYLETLKAISGKYLGFWYTFDETISSLTVFQQAFFSFVDDTYKIKLWDSISQQNKICKKLRKVYKDRVYTENVGLVLLELLAKGQEISASKLYTIQEIVELLQQSEMKTDFADSVGMISVQEWLMKYYEDYFLLSDKQQLSLMSNLLNVDEKEKIQRLVFLLDKLPVQVLQILMKEFIQQGVDQ comes from the coding sequence GTGAGAAGTGAACAAATGGTTGCTTCAGAGTGGCCTAATTTTACTGAGCAACTTGCTAAAAGTGTTCAGTTACTCCCTTTTTATGATGCCCATACTTTAGCAAGACAAGTATTTAGGAAAAAAGTACGGGATAATAGCGGGACCGCGTATGTCATTTATCAAGGGAAGAGCCCGTATTTATTTATGGTAGTTGAAGCAGGGGAAATAACTAATTTATTGATTCCTGAAACGATCCAATTAAGCTGGTCATCGCTCTTTTTAGCCATTGATCGATTTTTTAGACAAACATTTCAAGCAGAAATTACTGTTCGTTTTCCAAGAGCGCTCACCCTGCATTTACAAGAAGTATTTTTGAAACATGGGTATTTGATGGAAAATAATAGAGTAGCAGTCAAAGAACTAATGTATCATACTGGATTGGTTTTAGGCGGTGGTGGAGCAAGAGGTGCTTATCAAGTTGGGGTATGGCAAGCATTGAAAGAGTTGATGATCCCAATTAAAATTATAACGGGTACATCAGTAGGTGCATTGAACGGAGCACTGATTTTACAAAATGATTTTGAAGCAGCTAAAAATATGTGGGAAACAATCGATACGCAACAAATTCTATCTTTTCCAACAGTCGTGACACCTAGCGATACTTTTGGAGGGCTGATGAGTCAAATTGGCTCTTTTACATTCAGTGCAATCCAGTCAAATGGGGTATCGACAAAACCACTGCAAAAGTTGATCAGAGACACATTTTCACAAGAAAAAATGAAACAGGTCACTACCGATTTTTATTTGGTTACCACTGAATTGCCGAATATGCAGGAGAAAGACATTCATTTTAATGCGTGTCAGATGAATCAATGGCAGAGTTGGTTGCTTGCTTCTGCTTCCTTTTTTCCAGCGATGGCAGCAACAAAAATTGCGGATAAATATTATGTTGATGGTGGTTATCGAAATAATATCCCTGTTGATATCGCGTTACAAAATGGGGCGACGGAATGCATCATTGTAGATGTGAAAGGTCCAGGGATCACAAAGCCAGTGAAAATCCCCCAAACAGTTAGTCGTCTGACTTTACAAACACCATGGTCAATGGGAGCTGTTCTTTTATTCGACGGTGCTCGTTCAACGAAAAATATTCAATTAGGGTACTTGGAGACACTAAAGGCTATTAGTGGGAAATATCTTGGATTCTGGTATACATTTGATGAAACGATAAGTAGTTTGACCGTGTTTCAACAAGCCTTTTTTTCCTTTGTTGATGATACGTATAAAATAAAATTATGGGATTCTATCTCTCAACAAAATAAAATCTGTAAAAAATTGCGTAAAGTTTATAAAGACAGGGTGTATACTGAAAATGTCGGATTGGTTTTATTGGAGCTGTTAGCTAAGGGGCAGGAAATTTCTGCTTCAAAGTTATATACGATCCAAGAGATAGTAGAACTACTGCAGCAAAGTGAAATGAAGACGGATTTTGCGGATAGCGTTGGAATGATTTCTGTTCAAGAATGGCTGATGAAATACTATGAAGATTACTTTTTACTTTCGGATAAACAACAGTTATCATTAATGAGCAATTTACTAAATGTAGATGAAAAAGAAAAAATACAACGTTTGGTTTTTTTATTGGACAAATTACCAGTTCAAGTATTACAAATTTTAATGAAAGAATTTATACAACAAGGAGTGGATCAATAA